The window tatatattttgttttaaacaattataCATTTTAGATGGAATTTTTCTTactagttttaattttttttaaaaattttaaaatatttaaatgttcaACCAACGCATTGGTAATTAAAGAAATAGTTGCATTTTGTGTATTTTCTTTAACATGATGAATTGTATACTCATTAATCTACaataataaatctttaattcatactttaaattataatattttattgttcacaattataaacaaataaacactAAATCACTTAAATTTCTCGTTCAAAGGAGATAAGTGATTTCGATTTAGGAGATAACTTGACCCAAACAACTGCGTTGTACTGTCCAACCATGGCGGCGATGTGGAGGCGATATTTGATACCGTCCACCACTTGATAGTCAGCATTAATAACACTACTGTACTCTATTTTTGTCCCAACTTGTTTGTTGTGCTCAGATATTGCAAACTTAGCCAATTCAATCGCTTTTGAGCTCTCTTCGTTGAAATACTTCCATTCACCCGCCAATTTACTGTTGAAAACATTGTCTGCGGATAtgatattaaaaagaaataaagaaaacacTATTACAGATATAAGTTTCTGATAAGAAGCCATTGTTTAGTAATTGTTTTGGTCCGATGGTATACAGGGATAAGTGTGATCAATATTTATAGTGATCGGatggaaaattaattttttattattttggatgACATAAGCTAatgaaaataacttttattaaaggAAAAGTTAAAAAggaataattttatatacataaatatagaATTACATAAGATTTTCAATATTGTGTAAATATAGACTAtagattacataaattttattagatctcatatattattattattattattattattattattattattattattattattattattatgtggttacaattttaattgagtatgttcaaattttttttatcataataaaaaaataaattttaaatttagaaaactaTCATGATACAAAGAGAGACCATGACTAGAGCGGTCAGACGGACCAACCCATGGCGGGCAGACTTATCCATCAAAACTCATTGTTTGATGAGTCGACGCGGGTCAGCCCA is drawn from Impatiens glandulifera chromosome 3, dImpGla2.1, whole genome shotgun sequence and contains these coding sequences:
- the LOC124929853 gene encoding cysteine proteinase inhibitor 1-like, which encodes MASYQKLISVIVFSLFLFNIISADNVFNSKLAGEWKYFNEESSKAIELAKFAISEHNKQVGTKIEYSSVINADYQVVDGIKYRLHIAAMVGQYNAVVWVKLSPKSKSLISFEREI